In Populus alba chromosome 1, ASM523922v2, whole genome shotgun sequence, a single window of DNA contains:
- the LOC118036570 gene encoding purine permease 21 isoform X1 codes for MLQLHFISFHLKSLSLSLSLSPSPPLSLLSFIFSGLLHYCDMGEAQEVQLHIMDQEAKDQTNLPQYTSITDQYCSTAPQTRNYRRWIRMSIYTVFLLAGQSAAMLLGRLYFVKGGNSKWMATLVQLAGFPVLIPFDLISTTSKPSTNDSQIKSSPSVTTLALIYVSIGLLVAADCYLYTIGLQYLPVSTYTLICASQLAFNSVFSFLLNAQKFTPFIINSLVLLTISSILLVFNNESSDGTSGVSKAKYAIGFICTVAASAGYGLVLSLTQLCFNKVIKKQTFKAVLDMIIYQQIVATSVIVVGLFASGDWKGLTREMDGYKMGKVSYVMNLVGTAISWQVFSIGCVGLVFDVSSLFSNSISVLGLPIVPVLAVFVFNDKMGGVKVISMVLAIWGFISYAYHHYLDDRNCKADKRNAGEVSKAPMLES; via the exons ATGCTGCaacttcatttcatttcatttcatttgaaatctctctctctctctctctctctctctccctctccccctctctctcttctaaGCTTTATCTTTTCTGGGCTTCTGCACTACTGTGACATGGGAGAAGCTCAGGAAGTTCAACTTCACATCATGG ACCAAGAAGCTAAAGATCAAACAAACTTACCTCAATATACAAGTATCACCGATCAGTACTGCTCAACGGCTCCACAAACAAGAAACTACAGGCGGTGGATCCGCATGTCAATCTATACAGTCTTTCTCCTAGCTGGACAGTCAGCGGCTATGCTTTTGGGAAGATTGTACTTTGTTAAAGGTGGAAACAGCAAATGGATGGCAACACTAGTGCAACTTGCAGGCTTTCCGGTTCTTATTCCCTTCGATCTCATCTCAACTACCAGTAAACCAAGCACAAATGATAGCCAAATAAAATCATCACCATCTGTCACAACACTTGCATTGATTTACGTATCGATTGGACTGCTTGTAGCAGCAGACTGCTATCTATACACTATTGGACTGCAGTACCTTCCTGTGTCTACTTACACCCTCATCTGTGCATCTCAGTTGGCCTTCAATTCTGTCTTCTCCTTTTTGCTCAATGCACAGAAGTTCACACCATTTATAATCAATTCTCTAGTCCTCCTCACCATCTCCTCTATCCTACTTGTCTTTAATAATGAGTCTTCAGACGGCACTTCTGGAGTCTCCAAAGCAAAATATGCTATTGGTTTCATATGCACTGTTGCTGCTTCCGCGGGGTATGGACTGGTGCTCTCTTTGACACAGCTCTGCTTCAACAAGGTTATAAAGAAGCAGACATTTAAGGCGGTCCTGGACATGATAATCTATCAACAAATAGTAGCGACTTCTGTTATTGTAGTTGGACTTTTTGCTAGTGGAGACTGGAAGGGTCTAACAAGAGAAATGGATGGTTATAAAATGGGAAAGGTTTCTTACGTGATGAACTTAGTTGGGACTGCCATATCTTGGCAGGTTTTCTCGATTGGCTGCGTTGGATTGGTTTTTGATGTTTCTTCCTTGTTCTCCAATTCCATAAGTGTTTTGGGATTGCCTATTGTTCCAGTCCTAGCTGTGTTCGTATTCAATGACAAAATGGGTGGTGTGAAGGTAATTTCAATGGTGTTGGCTATCTGGGGTTTCATTTCCTACGCCTATCACCACTATCTAGACGACCGCAATTGCAAGGCTGATAAAAGAAATGCCGGTGAGGTTTCTAAAGCTCCCATGCTGGAAAGCTAA
- the LOC118036570 gene encoding probable purine permease 10 isoform X4, whose translation MSIYTVFLLAGQSAAMLLGRLYFVKGGNSKWMATLVQLAGFPVLIPFDLISTTSKPSTNDSQIKSSPSVTTLALIYVSIGLLVAADCYLYTIGLQYLPVSTYTLICASQLAFNSVFSFLLNAQKFTPFIINSLVLLTISSILLVFNNESSDGTSGVSKAKYAIGFICTVAASAGYGLVLSLTQLCFNKVIKKQTFKAVLDMIIYQQIVATSVIVVGLFASGDWKGLTREMDGYKMGKVSYVMNLVGTAISWQVFSIGCVGLVFDVSSLFSNSISVLGLPIVPVLAVFVFNDKMGGVKVISMVLAIWGFISYAYHHYLDDRNCKADKRNAGEVSKAPMLES comes from the coding sequence ATGTCAATCTATACAGTCTTTCTCCTAGCTGGACAGTCAGCGGCTATGCTTTTGGGAAGATTGTACTTTGTTAAAGGTGGAAACAGCAAATGGATGGCAACACTAGTGCAACTTGCAGGCTTTCCGGTTCTTATTCCCTTCGATCTCATCTCAACTACCAGTAAACCAAGCACAAATGATAGCCAAATAAAATCATCACCATCTGTCACAACACTTGCATTGATTTACGTATCGATTGGACTGCTTGTAGCAGCAGACTGCTATCTATACACTATTGGACTGCAGTACCTTCCTGTGTCTACTTACACCCTCATCTGTGCATCTCAGTTGGCCTTCAATTCTGTCTTCTCCTTTTTGCTCAATGCACAGAAGTTCACACCATTTATAATCAATTCTCTAGTCCTCCTCACCATCTCCTCTATCCTACTTGTCTTTAATAATGAGTCTTCAGACGGCACTTCTGGAGTCTCCAAAGCAAAATATGCTATTGGTTTCATATGCACTGTTGCTGCTTCCGCGGGGTATGGACTGGTGCTCTCTTTGACACAGCTCTGCTTCAACAAGGTTATAAAGAAGCAGACATTTAAGGCGGTCCTGGACATGATAATCTATCAACAAATAGTAGCGACTTCTGTTATTGTAGTTGGACTTTTTGCTAGTGGAGACTGGAAGGGTCTAACAAGAGAAATGGATGGTTATAAAATGGGAAAGGTTTCTTACGTGATGAACTTAGTTGGGACTGCCATATCTTGGCAGGTTTTCTCGATTGGCTGCGTTGGATTGGTTTTTGATGTTTCTTCCTTGTTCTCCAATTCCATAAGTGTTTTGGGATTGCCTATTGTTCCAGTCCTAGCTGTGTTCGTATTCAATGACAAAATGGGTGGTGTGAAGGTAATTTCAATGGTGTTGGCTATCTGGGGTTTCATTTCCTACGCCTATCACCACTATCTAGACGACCGCAATTGCAAGGCTGATAAAAGAAATGCCGGTGAGGTTTCTAAAGCTCCCATGCTGGAAAGCTAA
- the LOC118036570 gene encoding purine permease 21 isoform X2, whose amino-acid sequence MPNEKKKQAEAPCIYFRPYQEAKDQTNLPQYTSITDQYCSTAPQTRNYRRWIRMSIYTVFLLAGQSAAMLLGRLYFVKGGNSKWMATLVQLAGFPVLIPFDLISTTSKPSTNDSQIKSSPSVTTLALIYVSIGLLVAADCYLYTIGLQYLPVSTYTLICASQLAFNSVFSFLLNAQKFTPFIINSLVLLTISSILLVFNNESSDGTSGVSKAKYAIGFICTVAASAGYGLVLSLTQLCFNKVIKKQTFKAVLDMIIYQQIVATSVIVVGLFASGDWKGLTREMDGYKMGKVSYVMNLVGTAISWQVFSIGCVGLVFDVSSLFSNSISVLGLPIVPVLAVFVFNDKMGGVKVISMVLAIWGFISYAYHHYLDDRNCKADKRNAGEVSKAPMLES is encoded by the exons ATgcctaatgaaaaaaaaaaacaggcagAAGCACCTTGCATCTACTTTCGTCCCT ACCAAGAAGCTAAAGATCAAACAAACTTACCTCAATATACAAGTATCACCGATCAGTACTGCTCAACGGCTCCACAAACAAGAAACTACAGGCGGTGGATCCGCATGTCAATCTATACAGTCTTTCTCCTAGCTGGACAGTCAGCGGCTATGCTTTTGGGAAGATTGTACTTTGTTAAAGGTGGAAACAGCAAATGGATGGCAACACTAGTGCAACTTGCAGGCTTTCCGGTTCTTATTCCCTTCGATCTCATCTCAACTACCAGTAAACCAAGCACAAATGATAGCCAAATAAAATCATCACCATCTGTCACAACACTTGCATTGATTTACGTATCGATTGGACTGCTTGTAGCAGCAGACTGCTATCTATACACTATTGGACTGCAGTACCTTCCTGTGTCTACTTACACCCTCATCTGTGCATCTCAGTTGGCCTTCAATTCTGTCTTCTCCTTTTTGCTCAATGCACAGAAGTTCACACCATTTATAATCAATTCTCTAGTCCTCCTCACCATCTCCTCTATCCTACTTGTCTTTAATAATGAGTCTTCAGACGGCACTTCTGGAGTCTCCAAAGCAAAATATGCTATTGGTTTCATATGCACTGTTGCTGCTTCCGCGGGGTATGGACTGGTGCTCTCTTTGACACAGCTCTGCTTCAACAAGGTTATAAAGAAGCAGACATTTAAGGCGGTCCTGGACATGATAATCTATCAACAAATAGTAGCGACTTCTGTTATTGTAGTTGGACTTTTTGCTAGTGGAGACTGGAAGGGTCTAACAAGAGAAATGGATGGTTATAAAATGGGAAAGGTTTCTTACGTGATGAACTTAGTTGGGACTGCCATATCTTGGCAGGTTTTCTCGATTGGCTGCGTTGGATTGGTTTTTGATGTTTCTTCCTTGTTCTCCAATTCCATAAGTGTTTTGGGATTGCCTATTGTTCCAGTCCTAGCTGTGTTCGTATTCAATGACAAAATGGGTGGTGTGAAGGTAATTTCAATGGTGTTGGCTATCTGGGGTTTCATTTCCTACGCCTATCACCACTATCTAGACGACCGCAATTGCAAGGCTGATAAAAGAAATGCCGGTGAGGTTTCTAAAGCTCCCATGCTGGAAAGCTAA
- the LOC118036571 gene encoding probable purine permease 10, whose amino-acid sequence MGEAQEVQLRIMDQEAKDQTNLPQYTSITDQYCSTAPQTRNYRRWIRLSIYTVFLLAGQSAAMLLGRLYFVKGGNSKWMATLVQLAGFPVLIPFYLISTTSKPSTNDSQIKSSPSVTTLALIYVSIGLLVAADCYLYTIGLQYLPVSTYTLICASQLAFNSVFSFLLNAQKFTPFIINSLVLLTISSILLVFNNESSDGTSGVSKAKYAIGFICTVAASAGYGLVLSLTQLCFNKVIKRQTFKAVLDMIIYQQIVATSVIVVGLFASGDWKGLTREMDGYKMGKVSYVMNLVGTAISWQVFAIGCVGLVFDVSSLFSNSISVLGLPIVPVLAVFVFNDKMGGVKVISMVLAIWGFISYAYHHYLDDRNCKAEKRNAGEVSKAPMLES is encoded by the exons ATGGGAGAAGCTCAGGAAGTTCAACTTCGCATCATGG ACCAAGAAGCTAAAGATCAAACAAACTTACCTCAATATACAAGTATCACCGATCAGTACTGCTCAACGGCTCCACAAACAAGAAACTACAGGCGGTGGATCCGCTTGTCAATCTATACCGTCTTTCTCCTAGCTGGACAGTCAGCGGCTATGCTTTTGGGAAGATTGTACTTTGTTAAAGGTGGAAACAGCAAATGGATGGCAACACTAGTGCAACTTGCAGGCTTTCCGGTTCTTATTCCCTTCTATCTCATCTCAACTACCAGTAAACCAAGCACAAATGATAGCCAAATAAAATCATCACCATCTGTCACAACACTTGCATTGATTTACGTATCGATTGGACTGCTTGTAGCAGCAGACTGCTATCTATACACTATTGGACTGCAGTACCTTCCCGTGTCTACTTACACCCTCATCTGTGCATCTCAGTTGGCCTTCAATTCTGTCTTCTCCTTTTTGCTCAATGCACAGAAGTTCACACCATTTATAATCAATTCTCTAGTCCTCCTTACCATCTCCTCTATCCTACTTGTCTTTAATAATGAGTCTTCAGACGGCACTTCTGGAGTCTCCAAAGCAAAATATGCTATTGGTTTCATATGCACTGTTGCTGCTTCCGCGGGGTATGGACTGGTGCTCTCTTTGACACAGCTCTGCTTCAACAAGGTTATAAAGAGGCAGACATTTAAGGCGGTCCTGGACATGATAATCTATCAACAAATAGTAGCGACTTCTGTTATTGTAGTTGGACTTTTTGCTAGTGGAGACTGGAAGGGTCTAACAAGAGAAATGGATGGGTATAAAATGGGAAAGGTTTCTTACGTGATGAACTTAGTTGGGACTGCCATATCTTGGCAGGTTTTCGCGATTGGCTGCGTTGGATTGGTTTTTGATGTTTCTTCCTTGTTCTCCAATTCCATAAGTGTTTTGGGATTGCCTATTGTTCCAGTCCTAGCTGTGTTCGTATTCAATGACAAAATGGGTGGTGTGAAGGTAATTTCAATGGTGTTGGCTATCTGGGGTTTCATTTCCTACGCCTATCACCACTATCTAGACGACCGCAATTGCAAGGCTGAGAAAAGAAATGCCGGTGAGGTTTCTAAAGCTCCCATGCTGGAAAGCTAA
- the LOC118036570 gene encoding probable purine permease 10 isoform X3 produces MGEAQEVQLHIMDQEAKDQTNLPQYTSITDQYCSTAPQTRNYRRWIRMSIYTVFLLAGQSAAMLLGRLYFVKGGNSKWMATLVQLAGFPVLIPFDLISTTSKPSTNDSQIKSSPSVTTLALIYVSIGLLVAADCYLYTIGLQYLPVSTYTLICASQLAFNSVFSFLLNAQKFTPFIINSLVLLTISSILLVFNNESSDGTSGVSKAKYAIGFICTVAASAGYGLVLSLTQLCFNKVIKKQTFKAVLDMIIYQQIVATSVIVVGLFASGDWKGLTREMDGYKMGKVSYVMNLVGTAISWQVFSIGCVGLVFDVSSLFSNSISVLGLPIVPVLAVFVFNDKMGGVKVISMVLAIWGFISYAYHHYLDDRNCKADKRNAGEVSKAPMLES; encoded by the exons ATGGGAGAAGCTCAGGAAGTTCAACTTCACATCATGG ACCAAGAAGCTAAAGATCAAACAAACTTACCTCAATATACAAGTATCACCGATCAGTACTGCTCAACGGCTCCACAAACAAGAAACTACAGGCGGTGGATCCGCATGTCAATCTATACAGTCTTTCTCCTAGCTGGACAGTCAGCGGCTATGCTTTTGGGAAGATTGTACTTTGTTAAAGGTGGAAACAGCAAATGGATGGCAACACTAGTGCAACTTGCAGGCTTTCCGGTTCTTATTCCCTTCGATCTCATCTCAACTACCAGTAAACCAAGCACAAATGATAGCCAAATAAAATCATCACCATCTGTCACAACACTTGCATTGATTTACGTATCGATTGGACTGCTTGTAGCAGCAGACTGCTATCTATACACTATTGGACTGCAGTACCTTCCTGTGTCTACTTACACCCTCATCTGTGCATCTCAGTTGGCCTTCAATTCTGTCTTCTCCTTTTTGCTCAATGCACAGAAGTTCACACCATTTATAATCAATTCTCTAGTCCTCCTCACCATCTCCTCTATCCTACTTGTCTTTAATAATGAGTCTTCAGACGGCACTTCTGGAGTCTCCAAAGCAAAATATGCTATTGGTTTCATATGCACTGTTGCTGCTTCCGCGGGGTATGGACTGGTGCTCTCTTTGACACAGCTCTGCTTCAACAAGGTTATAAAGAAGCAGACATTTAAGGCGGTCCTGGACATGATAATCTATCAACAAATAGTAGCGACTTCTGTTATTGTAGTTGGACTTTTTGCTAGTGGAGACTGGAAGGGTCTAACAAGAGAAATGGATGGTTATAAAATGGGAAAGGTTTCTTACGTGATGAACTTAGTTGGGACTGCCATATCTTGGCAGGTTTTCTCGATTGGCTGCGTTGGATTGGTTTTTGATGTTTCTTCCTTGTTCTCCAATTCCATAAGTGTTTTGGGATTGCCTATTGTTCCAGTCCTAGCTGTGTTCGTATTCAATGACAAAATGGGTGGTGTGAAGGTAATTTCAATGGTGTTGGCTATCTGGGGTTTCATTTCCTACGCCTATCACCACTATCTAGACGACCGCAATTGCAAGGCTGATAAAAGAAATGCCGGTGAGGTTTCTAAAGCTCCCATGCTGGAAAGCTAA